A window of Tautonia plasticadhaerens contains these coding sequences:
- a CDS encoding AAA family ATPase — protein sequence MDTARRLLLVDPDSASRAAVQAALSGLGMVRVERSIADYDGAVRALDGPAIDLLLIVLDADPERALAAIRQIRAAAPRVPILPASRSRDGETILKALRAGATEFLPLPIDAEEARASIDRLMPSAAPEVAGQGAMLTIVGASGGVGCTTLAVNLATMLAKAPGASVALVDLDLLLGCVDTLLDVMPELTLADVTSEIDRYDETLLHRVLTRHESGVHVLSAPTDMEDAARVEPEALRRLLELLLRAFRFVVVDVSKGFQATDFIALELADTILMVTQLDVCSLRNGARLMQLFRQVEGVSDRVKVVVNRVGSDITSIGLKKAEETLGAPIGWQIPNVSDIVNSARVKGVPIEVEAPKHRITRALQDIARGFAPIGGDRPPKPFLGKFAAMFT from the coding sequence TCGACCCCGACTCCGCCTCCCGGGCCGCGGTGCAGGCCGCCCTGTCCGGCCTCGGCATGGTGCGAGTCGAGCGGTCCATCGCCGACTACGACGGGGCGGTCCGGGCCCTTGACGGCCCGGCGATCGACCTGTTGCTGATCGTCCTCGACGCCGACCCCGAGCGCGCCCTGGCCGCCATCCGCCAGATCCGGGCCGCGGCCCCCCGCGTCCCGATCCTGCCGGCCAGCCGATCCCGGGACGGCGAGACGATCCTCAAGGCCCTCCGGGCCGGGGCCACCGAGTTCCTCCCCTTGCCGATCGACGCGGAGGAGGCACGCGCCTCCATCGACCGCCTGATGCCCTCCGCCGCCCCCGAGGTCGCCGGCCAGGGCGCCATGCTGACCATCGTCGGCGCCTCCGGCGGGGTCGGCTGCACGACCCTGGCGGTGAACCTGGCCACCATGCTCGCCAAGGCCCCGGGCGCCTCGGTCGCCCTGGTCGACCTCGACCTGCTGCTCGGCTGCGTCGACACCCTGCTCGACGTCATGCCCGAGCTCACCCTGGCCGACGTCACCTCGGAGATCGACCGCTACGACGAGACCCTGCTGCACCGCGTCCTCACCCGGCACGAGTCCGGCGTCCACGTCCTCTCCGCTCCCACGGACATGGAGGACGCCGCCCGGGTCGAGCCCGAGGCGCTCCGCCGCCTGCTGGAACTGCTGCTCCGCGCCTTCCGCTTCGTCGTCGTCGACGTCAGCAAGGGGTTCCAGGCCACCGACTTCATCGCCCTGGAGCTGGCCGACACCATCCTCATGGTCACCCAGCTCGACGTCTGCAGCCTCCGCAACGGGGCCCGGCTGATGCAGCTCTTCCGGCAGGTCGAGGGGGTGTCCGACCGGGTCAAGGTGGTGGTCAACCGGGTCGGGTCGGACATCACCAGCATCGGCCTGAAGAAGGCCGAGGAGACGCTCGGCGCCCCGATCGGCTGGCAGATCCCCAACGTCTCCGACATCGTCAACTCGGCGCGGGTCAAGGGCGTCCCCATCGAGGTCGAGGCCCCCAAGCACCGGATCACCCGCGCCCTGCAGGACATCGCCCGGGGCTTCGCCCCGATCGGCGGCGACCGGCCGCCGAAGCCGTTCCTCGGCAAGTTCGCCGCCATGTTCACCTGA